AGATGCAAAAACTTCCGCTTCTAAAAGATTTTATCCTAAAAACAAAAGATAAAAAAATAACGCTTAAAATACTTCAAGACAGAGAGCATATAGAAGATTTGAAGCTTCTAAAAAAAGATCTGGAGACAATTTTTAGTGCATTAGGTCAATATGTAGATATCTTTGAGATCGGTTCAACCATCAACAGAGCAAAATGGGGATTTTTCAGCGTTGATGAGTATAGCCGCTTCTTTCAAGTCGCTTATGACCTCAAGCTTGAAAAATTTCAAAATATAAAACTTATAGGAAGCGGTGTCATAGACTTTGAGTATCACTTTACTGCGCACACGCTCTTCAATACCAAAAAGTACCGTTATAACGGAGTCTCTTCACTTCTTTATGTAGATAGACGCGGTGCGCCTGAAAATATGCAGATGGGCTTTACTCTTCAGGACAAAATATCTCTTCTTAGCACAATGGTCTGGCTAAGTCCAAAAAGCAGTCATGAGCTTCACATCACGGAGACAAACTGGCCGATCAGCGGCACTGCTCCATACGCTCCGACAAGCGAATATGAGTGTGTGAGTGAAGAGTTATACGCAGACTACATGTTAAGATACTATCTGCTTGCTTTTGCCTCACAACAGGTTGACTCCGTATCGTGGCATCAGCTGATTGCTCCAGGGTATGGGCTTGTTGACAACAGAGAGGGCATTAAAAAACGCTCCGCATATAAAACATATAAATTTATGGTTAAAAATCTAAAAAATGCGCAGTTTTTAAGACTTGATATAAAACGAGGCTACTACATTCTTCAATTTTTAGTAGATAATAAGCTTCTTCAAATCCACTGGTCGCTAAAGACGACAACACTCAAAAAAGAAGATTTTTTTACACCATATTCGCGCGATGG
This genomic interval from Sulfurimonas crateris contains the following:
- a CDS encoding glycosyl hydrolase; protein product: MKEPYKWDNYSDQPYPLQDKNYKKQMRKSQIGSLLKTFLISIAVIPFSLLMTPFVKRKKIISSEFFCLGVNFERNPKETLEMIEELGVERILLRIKLWEMQKLPLLKDFILKTKDKKITLKILQDREHIEDLKLLKKDLETIFSALGQYVDIFEIGSTINRAKWGFFSVDEYSRFFQVAYDLKLEKFQNIKLIGSGVIDFEYHFTAHTLFNTKKYRYNGVSSLLYVDRRGAPENMQMGFTLQDKISLLSTMVWLSPKSSHELHITETNWPISGTAPYAPTSEYECVSEELYADYMLRYYLLAFASQQVDSVSWHQLIAPGYGLVDNREGIKKRSAYKTYKFMVKNLKNAQFLRLDIKRGYYILQFLVDNKLLQIHWSLKTTTLKKEDFFTPYSRDGEKIEGETLYIGSSPTYIFIKDEIKPSYKE